Proteins from a genomic interval of Nasonia vitripennis strain AsymCx chromosome 3, Nvit_psr_1.1, whole genome shotgun sequence:
- the LOC100115982 gene encoding uncharacterized protein LOC100115982 isoform X3 — protein MLMYSLEDHSSSSASSSVKLLSVESSALLVHAMSRRSRPQPQQQQQQQQLSLAEPEKEGPVRQICCFCGLTEDNEVEFGKFYHHRGIVTHYYCLLLSSNMEQKGNDDEGILGFLADDIQKEIRRGKRLVCSYCKKNGATLGCCNAKCKRIFHFPCGLKAGSLHQFFGEFRSYCINHRPKQKIDDRVKKEIENMKNILCYICYEDVAPLDSNGTLWAPCCKKNAWFHRKCVQQLAMSAGYFFKCPLCNNKREFQTAMLEYGIYIPRQDASWELVPNAFQELLYRHDRCDAAACLCPKGRTYTSSNAKWELILCRMCGSQGTHIFCGGLKWVSPVWECQECISITKKSTENIVTTDDSTTRSNDIPNQRETTLNVTIRESDEDSDSDISVGNESIPLETNLTNIPAILPEVKLRPGPRSFKMQQVQKLQSSDAYKEIVNQSNNSLNHSNTTVNNAASNNDGIATLSAVPAKVNNDVICIDSDDEAIEIVCENVTKRHRHQSELVRASTSNSSNFSNRMNCVSPKVTNVLPEETDDSPFNIIISNVTSLAPEFFASVPEPTEEEEMEQGDCDLPIQVPDTPSTNGLKRSHPSDEEIEVLIVNEASKRARLENNTTIDHNVVNSLPEKVTSVIQNDESSSSRIGGQNSVEPELLSNVKDSPSKTETQALASTGSADEASSSHDNCHGDAGTGPAILNTDGQSRAEEAATAADIQDELPDSPQSADTKCPVDRPELAIARKLRTVLENGSSSHCSSGGGSGGSSKSRFSSGDRSGLIPDFVRLSDLKFRVCGSDVELSYRTCRIQVKMNGLQSSNSTTLNDASSAATALVSSFAGSNQHLSSEKSSKSYQLILSDDSTDESDRIRRSLRTRSLRSFVYEDDNTLLEYPTSANDALNNAKKSLTVTDKRLTRSDWKENWDPEVSSSSNNDFDSAIISNNKQPAARDLKDGGINNRGISSKTEEHSLSQSQKEEPSNTQRLLRRSNRIVRHFRSVQQSELNGQINGDSTDSNTTTFSPSFGKSNQMASGDQSTRSSRSLKVLNGSSDVTVQQDSKKHLKNVDIDELKFTLTNKINGAHNNNDVHMDADFKVSIDLQKISNLISAKPDLFFKTKNNGVRRLRVYSVDEKLKVEFKTGETKFLTKSQSFDCLLDVANDGFSHIMGKSRSLDCLSNIDSHNLMPLTDSKDCMEIKTRRSQRRKTRQFEKHECVR, from the exons ATGCTGATGTATAGCCTCGAGGAtcactcgtcgtcgtcggcgtcgtcgtcTGTGAAGCTTCTTTCGG ttgagtCGAGTGCGCTGTTGGTTCACGCCATGTCGAGGCGCAGCAGACCTCAgccgcagcaacagcagcagcagcagcagctgagtCTGGCCGAGCCAGAAAAGGAGGGTCCTGTCAGGCAAATCTGCTGCTTTTGCGGTCTGACCGAGGACAATGAGGTGGAATTTGGCAAGTTTTATCATCACCGTGGCATTGTCACCCACTACTATTGTTTG ctTTTATCCTCCAATATGGAACAGAAAGGAAATGACGACGAAGGAATTCTAGGATTTTTAGCAGATGATATACAGAAAGAAATACGAAGAGGAAAAAGACTT GTGTGCTCTTATTGCAAAAAGAATGGGGCAACTTTGGGATGCTGTAATGCAAAATGTAAACGtattttccattttccgtGTGGTTTAAAGGCTGGATCTTTACATCAGTTTTTTGGAGAATTCAG GTCCTACTGTATCAATCATAGACCAAAACAAAAGATTGATGACAGagttaaaaaagaaatcgaaaatatgaaaaacatATTATGTTACATTTGCTATGAAGATGTTGCGCCATTAGATAGCAATGGAACACTGTGGGCGCCATGTTGTAAGAAAAATGCCTGGTTTCATCGCAAATGTGTTCAa caACTTGCTATGAGTGCAGGATACTTCTTCAAGTGCCCACTGTGCAACAATAAAAGAGAATTTCAAACTGCCATGTTAGAGTATGGAATATATATTCCAAGACA GGATGCATCTTGGGAACTCGTGCCAAATGCGTTTCAAGAATTATTGTACAGACATGATCGTTGTGATGCTGCTGCATGCTTATGTCCTAAAGGCAGGACGTATACCAGTAGTAACGC TAAGTGGGAGTTGATTTTATGCCGAATGTGTGGATCACAAGGGACCCATATCTTTTGTGGTGGGCTGAAATGGGTGAGTCCGGTATGGGAATGCCAAGAGTGTATTAGTATAACAA aAAAATCCACTGAGAACATAGTAACGACTGATGATTCTACGACTAGGTCGAATGATATTCCTAATCA aagAGAAACTACGCTTAACGTTACAATAAGAGAATCCGATGAAGATAGTGACTCCGATATTTCTGTCGGAAATGAATCCATACCATTAGAAACTAATTTAACTAACATTCCAGCTATTTTACCTGAAGTAAAATTGCGCCCTGGACCGCGATCATTTAAAATGCAACAAGTTCAGAAGTTACAAAG cTCCGACGCTTACAAAGAAATCGTCAACCAATCTAACAATAGTCTCAATCATTCTAATACAACAGTTAATAATGCTGCTTCAAACAATGACGGTATTGCGACGCTTTCAGCTGTTCCCGCAAAAGTAAATAACGATGTTATTTGTATAGATAGCGACGACGAAGCTATTGAG ATTGTTTGTGAAAATGTGACGAAAAGGCATCGTCATCAAAGCGAATTGGTTCGTGCGAGTACTAGTAACTCATCAAATTTCTCGAACCGAATGAATTGCGTTTCGCCAAAGGTCACGAACGTATTACCCGAAGAAACAGATGACTCCCCGTTTAACATAATAATTAGCAACGTCACCTCGCTGGCACCCGAGTTCTTTGCCAGCGTGCCTGAACCAACGGAAGAGGAAGAAATGGAACAAGGGGATTGCGACTTGCCGATCCAAGTGCCTGATACTCCTTCAACGAACGGGTTGAAAAGAAGTCACCCGAGTGACGAGGAAATCGAGGTTTTGATCGTGAACGAGGCGTCCAAGCGCGCACGCCTCGAGAACAATACAACCATAGATCATAATGTCGTAAATAGCTTACCCGAGAAGGTAACAAGTGTTATACAAAATGACGAAAGCAGCAGCTCGAGGATCGGCGGGCAAAATTCGGTGGAACCTGAGCTGTTGTCCAATGTAAAGGATAGCCCGAGCAAAACTGAAACCCAAGCTCTTGCATCAACAGGATCTGCGGACGAGGCGTCTTCCTCTCACGATAAC TGTCACGGGGATGCAGGCACGGGACCTGCGATACTTAACACCGATGGCCAATCCCGGGCAGAAGAAGCCGCTACCGCCGCCGACATCCAAGACGAACTACCAGATTCTCCTCAATCAGCTGACACGAAATGCCCAGTCGACCGACCCGAGCTTGCGAT TGCGCGAAAGCT TCGTACCGTTCTCGAAAATGGTTCAAGTTCCCattgcagcagcggcggcggcagtggCGGAAGCTCCAAATCAAGATTCTCCTCTGGTGATAGATCTGGATTGATTCCGGATTTCGTGCGTCTTAGCGATCTTAAGTTCAGAGTTTGCGGGAGCGATGTAGAA CTGTCGTATCGTACATGCCGGATTCAAGTCAAAATGAACGGTCTGCAAAGTAGTAACTCGACTACCTTGAACGATGCGAGTAGTGCTGCGACCGCTTTGGTGTCTTCATTCGCTGGATCGAATCAGCACTTATCGAGCGAAAAGAGCAGCAAATCATATCAGCTAATACTCTCTGACGACTCAACCGACGAATCCGACCGAATTCGTAGGTCCTTGAGAACCAGAAGTTTGAGGAGCTTTGTCTACGAAGATGACAACACGCTGCTAGAGTATCCAACATCCGCAAACGATGCGCTTAATAATGCCAAAAAGTCCCTGACGGTCACGGACAAAAGGCTCACCAGGAGCGATTGGAAAGAAAACTGGGACCCGGAGGTGTCAAGCTCGAGTAATAACGACTTCGATAGTGCGATAATAAGTAATAACAAGCAACCAGCTGCTAGAGACCTCAAGGATGGCGGTATCAATAACCGCGGGATATCGAGCAAAACTGAGGAACACAGTCTCTCGCAGTCCCAGAAGGAGGAGCCAAGCAACACACAGCGCTTGCTTCGCAGAAGTAATCGAATCGTACGGCATTTTCGATCTGTGCAGCAGTCAGAGTTAAATGGTCAAATCAATGGAGATTCTACGGACTCTAATACGACGACTTTCTCTCCTTCATTTGGTAAATCCAATCAGATGGCATCTGGCGACCAGTCCACCAGAAGCTCAAGATCGCTCAAGGTACTTAACGGCTCGTCGGACGTCACGGTGCAGCAGGACAGCAAGAAACATTTAAAGAATGTTGACATTGACGAGTTGAAATTCACGCTTACGAATAAAATAAACGGCGCGCACAATAACAATGATGTTCACATGGACGCGGACTTCAAAGTCAGTATAGATTTACAAAAGATAAGTAATCTTATAAGCGCCAAaccagatttattttttaaaactaaaaataacgGCGTTAGGAGGCTGCGTGTTTACAGTGTGGATGAAAAGTTAAAAGTTGAATTCAAAACGGGGGAGACCAAGTTTCTAACCAAATCTCAAAGCTTCGATTGCCTTCTCGATGTTGCAAATGATGGGTTTTCTCACATCATGGGCAAAAGCAGAAGTTTGGATTGCTTGTCGAACATCGATAGCCATAACCTAATGCCGCTGACTGATTCAAAAGACTGTATGGAAATAAAAACGAGAAGAAGCCAACGGCGAAAAACAAGACAATTCGAGAAACATGAATGCGTTAGGTAA
- the LOC100115982 gene encoding uncharacterized protein LOC100115982 isoform X4 — translation MSRRSRPQPQQQQQQQQLSLAEPEKEGPVRQICCFCGLTEDNEVEFGKFYHHRGIVTHYYCLLLSSNMEQKGNDDEGILGFLADDIQKEIRRGKRLVCSYCKKNGATLGCCNAKCKRIFHFPCGLKAGSLHQFFGEFRSYCINHRPKQKIDDRVKKEIENMKNILCYICYEDVAPLDSNGTLWAPCCKKNAWFHRKCVQQLAMSAGYFFKCPLCNNKREFQTAMLEYGIYIPRQDASWELVPNAFQELLYRHDRCDAAACLCPKGRTYTSSNAKWELILCRMCGSQGTHIFCGGLKWVSPVWECQECISITKKSTENIVTTDDSTTRSNDIPNQRETTLNVTIRESDEDSDSDISVGNESIPLETNLTNIPAILPEVKLRPGPRSFKMQQVQKLQSSDAYKEIVNQSNNSLNHSNTTVNNAASNNDGIATLSAVPAKVNNDVICIDSDDEAIEIVCENVTKRHRHQSELVRASTSNSSNFSNRMNCVSPKVTNVLPEETDDSPFNIIISNVTSLAPEFFASVPEPTEEEEMEQGDCDLPIQVPDTPSTNGLKRSHPSDEEIEVLIVNEASKRARLENNTTIDHNVVNSLPEKVTSVIQNDESSSSRIGGQNSVEPELLSNVKDSPSKTETQALASTGSADEASSSHDNCHGDAGTGPAILNTDGQSRAEEAATAADIQDELPDSPQSADTKCPVDRPELAIARKLRTVLENGSSSHCSSGGGSGGSSKSRFSSGDRSGLIPDFVRLSDLKFRVCGSDVELSYRTCRIQVKMNGLQSSNSTTLNDASSAATALVSSFAGSNQHLSSEKSSKSYQLILSDDSTDESDRIRRSLRTRSLRSFVYEDDNTLLEYPTSANDALNNAKKSLTVTDKRLTRSDWKENWDPEVSSSSNNDFDSAIISNNKQPAARDLKDGGINNRGISSKTEEHSLSQSQKEEPSNTQRLLRRSNRIVRHFRSVQQSELNGQINGDSTDSNTTTFSPSFGKSNQMASGDQSTRSSRSLKVLNGSSDVTVQQDSKKHLKNVDIDELKFTLTNKINGAHNNNDVHMDADFKVSIDLQKISNLISAKPDLFFKTKNNGVRRLRVYSVDEKLKVEFKTGETKFLTKSQSFDCLLDVANDGFSHIMGKSRSLDCLSNIDSHNLMPLTDSKDCMEIKTRRSQRRKTRQFEKHECVR, via the exons ATGTCGAGGCGCAGCAGACCTCAgccgcagcaacagcagcagcagcagcagctgagtCTGGCCGAGCCAGAAAAGGAGGGTCCTGTCAGGCAAATCTGCTGCTTTTGCGGTCTGACCGAGGACAATGAGGTGGAATTTGGCAAGTTTTATCATCACCGTGGCATTGTCACCCACTACTATTGTTTG ctTTTATCCTCCAATATGGAACAGAAAGGAAATGACGACGAAGGAATTCTAGGATTTTTAGCAGATGATATACAGAAAGAAATACGAAGAGGAAAAAGACTT GTGTGCTCTTATTGCAAAAAGAATGGGGCAACTTTGGGATGCTGTAATGCAAAATGTAAACGtattttccattttccgtGTGGTTTAAAGGCTGGATCTTTACATCAGTTTTTTGGAGAATTCAG GTCCTACTGTATCAATCATAGACCAAAACAAAAGATTGATGACAGagttaaaaaagaaatcgaaaatatgaaaaacatATTATGTTACATTTGCTATGAAGATGTTGCGCCATTAGATAGCAATGGAACACTGTGGGCGCCATGTTGTAAGAAAAATGCCTGGTTTCATCGCAAATGTGTTCAa caACTTGCTATGAGTGCAGGATACTTCTTCAAGTGCCCACTGTGCAACAATAAAAGAGAATTTCAAACTGCCATGTTAGAGTATGGAATATATATTCCAAGACA GGATGCATCTTGGGAACTCGTGCCAAATGCGTTTCAAGAATTATTGTACAGACATGATCGTTGTGATGCTGCTGCATGCTTATGTCCTAAAGGCAGGACGTATACCAGTAGTAACGC TAAGTGGGAGTTGATTTTATGCCGAATGTGTGGATCACAAGGGACCCATATCTTTTGTGGTGGGCTGAAATGGGTGAGTCCGGTATGGGAATGCCAAGAGTGTATTAGTATAACAA aAAAATCCACTGAGAACATAGTAACGACTGATGATTCTACGACTAGGTCGAATGATATTCCTAATCA aagAGAAACTACGCTTAACGTTACAATAAGAGAATCCGATGAAGATAGTGACTCCGATATTTCTGTCGGAAATGAATCCATACCATTAGAAACTAATTTAACTAACATTCCAGCTATTTTACCTGAAGTAAAATTGCGCCCTGGACCGCGATCATTTAAAATGCAACAAGTTCAGAAGTTACAAAG cTCCGACGCTTACAAAGAAATCGTCAACCAATCTAACAATAGTCTCAATCATTCTAATACAACAGTTAATAATGCTGCTTCAAACAATGACGGTATTGCGACGCTTTCAGCTGTTCCCGCAAAAGTAAATAACGATGTTATTTGTATAGATAGCGACGACGAAGCTATTGAG ATTGTTTGTGAAAATGTGACGAAAAGGCATCGTCATCAAAGCGAATTGGTTCGTGCGAGTACTAGTAACTCATCAAATTTCTCGAACCGAATGAATTGCGTTTCGCCAAAGGTCACGAACGTATTACCCGAAGAAACAGATGACTCCCCGTTTAACATAATAATTAGCAACGTCACCTCGCTGGCACCCGAGTTCTTTGCCAGCGTGCCTGAACCAACGGAAGAGGAAGAAATGGAACAAGGGGATTGCGACTTGCCGATCCAAGTGCCTGATACTCCTTCAACGAACGGGTTGAAAAGAAGTCACCCGAGTGACGAGGAAATCGAGGTTTTGATCGTGAACGAGGCGTCCAAGCGCGCACGCCTCGAGAACAATACAACCATAGATCATAATGTCGTAAATAGCTTACCCGAGAAGGTAACAAGTGTTATACAAAATGACGAAAGCAGCAGCTCGAGGATCGGCGGGCAAAATTCGGTGGAACCTGAGCTGTTGTCCAATGTAAAGGATAGCCCGAGCAAAACTGAAACCCAAGCTCTTGCATCAACAGGATCTGCGGACGAGGCGTCTTCCTCTCACGATAAC TGTCACGGGGATGCAGGCACGGGACCTGCGATACTTAACACCGATGGCCAATCCCGGGCAGAAGAAGCCGCTACCGCCGCCGACATCCAAGACGAACTACCAGATTCTCCTCAATCAGCTGACACGAAATGCCCAGTCGACCGACCCGAGCTTGCGAT TGCGCGAAAGCT TCGTACCGTTCTCGAAAATGGTTCAAGTTCCCattgcagcagcggcggcggcagtggCGGAAGCTCCAAATCAAGATTCTCCTCTGGTGATAGATCTGGATTGATTCCGGATTTCGTGCGTCTTAGCGATCTTAAGTTCAGAGTTTGCGGGAGCGATGTAGAA CTGTCGTATCGTACATGCCGGATTCAAGTCAAAATGAACGGTCTGCAAAGTAGTAACTCGACTACCTTGAACGATGCGAGTAGTGCTGCGACCGCTTTGGTGTCTTCATTCGCTGGATCGAATCAGCACTTATCGAGCGAAAAGAGCAGCAAATCATATCAGCTAATACTCTCTGACGACTCAACCGACGAATCCGACCGAATTCGTAGGTCCTTGAGAACCAGAAGTTTGAGGAGCTTTGTCTACGAAGATGACAACACGCTGCTAGAGTATCCAACATCCGCAAACGATGCGCTTAATAATGCCAAAAAGTCCCTGACGGTCACGGACAAAAGGCTCACCAGGAGCGATTGGAAAGAAAACTGGGACCCGGAGGTGTCAAGCTCGAGTAATAACGACTTCGATAGTGCGATAATAAGTAATAACAAGCAACCAGCTGCTAGAGACCTCAAGGATGGCGGTATCAATAACCGCGGGATATCGAGCAAAACTGAGGAACACAGTCTCTCGCAGTCCCAGAAGGAGGAGCCAAGCAACACACAGCGCTTGCTTCGCAGAAGTAATCGAATCGTACGGCATTTTCGATCTGTGCAGCAGTCAGAGTTAAATGGTCAAATCAATGGAGATTCTACGGACTCTAATACGACGACTTTCTCTCCTTCATTTGGTAAATCCAATCAGATGGCATCTGGCGACCAGTCCACCAGAAGCTCAAGATCGCTCAAGGTACTTAACGGCTCGTCGGACGTCACGGTGCAGCAGGACAGCAAGAAACATTTAAAGAATGTTGACATTGACGAGTTGAAATTCACGCTTACGAATAAAATAAACGGCGCGCACAATAACAATGATGTTCACATGGACGCGGACTTCAAAGTCAGTATAGATTTACAAAAGATAAGTAATCTTATAAGCGCCAAaccagatttattttttaaaactaaaaataacgGCGTTAGGAGGCTGCGTGTTTACAGTGTGGATGAAAAGTTAAAAGTTGAATTCAAAACGGGGGAGACCAAGTTTCTAACCAAATCTCAAAGCTTCGATTGCCTTCTCGATGTTGCAAATGATGGGTTTTCTCACATCATGGGCAAAAGCAGAAGTTTGGATTGCTTGTCGAACATCGATAGCCATAACCTAATGCCGCTGACTGATTCAAAAGACTGTATGGAAATAAAAACGAGAAGAAGCCAACGGCGAAAAACAAGACAATTCGAGAAACATGAATGCGTTAGGTAA
- the LOC100115982 gene encoding uncharacterized protein LOC100115982 isoform X5: MPAVTRIEDSSQASTANNNKNNVSSKMTNGKLDSYNRCSNPFRIPQHFKMSGLRNVPRLIRERLAHVHFGAKICCSCRHRVYAMLKERKQLKPSVRLRNSCNLDRRRSEQPKSQPQPSQQQRRSEPPVPVAAASAVKQVTMTVTASSEADKRAIESLFNEDEQDIAGSSGASCAVSNLEVESSALLVHAMSRRSRPQPQQQQQQQQLSLAEPEKEGPVRQICCFCGLTEDNEVEFGKFYHHRGIVTHYYCLLLSSNMEQKGNDDEGILGFLADDIQKEIRRGKRLVCSYCKKNGATLGCCNAKCKRIFHFPCGLKAGSLHQFFGEFRSYCINHRPKQKIDDRVKKEIENMKNILCYICYEDVAPLDSNGTLWAPCCKKNAWFHRKCVQQLAMSAGYFFKCPLCNNKREFQTAMLEYGIYIPRQDASWELVPNAFQELLYRHDRCDAAACLCPKGRTYTSSNAKWELILCRMCGSQGTHIFCGGLKWVSPVWECQECISITKKSTENIVTTDDSTTRSNDIPNQRETTLNVTIRESDEDSDSDISVGNESIPLETNLTNIPAILPEVKLRPGPRSFKMQQVQKLQSSDAYKEIVNQSNNSLNHSNTTVNNAASNNDGIATLSAVPAKVNNDVICIDSDDEAIEIVCENVTKRHRHQSELVRASTSNSSNFSNRMNCVSPKVTNVLPEETDDSPFNIIISNVTSLAPEFFASVPEPTEEEEMEQGDCDLPIQVPDTPSTNGLKRSHPSDEEIEVLIVNEASKRARLENNTTIDHNVVNSLPEKVTSVIQNDESSSSRIGGQNSVEPELLSNVKDSPSKTETQALASTGSADEASSSHDNCHGDAGTGPAILNTDGQSRAEEAATAADIQDELPDSPQSADTKCPVDRPELAIARKLRTVLENGSSSHCSSGGGSGGSSKSRFSSGDRSGLIPDFVRLSDLKFRVCGSDVEWIYKC, encoded by the exons ATGCCAGCGGTTACGCGTATCGAGGACTCATCGCAAGCAAGCACCGCGAACAACAACAAGAACAACGTCTCCAGCAAGATGACGAACGGAAAGCTTGATTCGTATAACCGCTGTAGCAATCCGTTTCGGATCCCGCAACACTTTAAGATGAGTGGGCTGCGTAACGTGCCGCGACTGATCCGTGAACGACTGGCACACGTGCACTTCGGAGCGAAAATATGCTGTAGCTGCCGCCACCGCGTCTACGCGATGCTCAAGGAACGTAAACAGCTAAAACCTTCTGTCAGGCTCAGGAACAGCTGCAACTTGGACAGAAGACGTTCCGAACAGCCGAAATCGCAGCCGCAGCCAAGTCAACAGCAGAGAAGGAGCGAGCCTCCTGTTCCTGTCGCGGCTGCTAGTGCTGTCAAGCAGGTGACGATGACGGTGACGGCAAGCAGCGAAGCTGATAAGAGGGCGATCGAGAGTTTGTTCAACGAGGATGAGCAGGATATAGCCGGTTCATCTGGAGCTAGCTGCGCGGTTTCTAACCTAGAAG ttgagtCGAGTGCGCTGTTGGTTCACGCCATGTCGAGGCGCAGCAGACCTCAgccgcagcaacagcagcagcagcagcagctgagtCTGGCCGAGCCAGAAAAGGAGGGTCCTGTCAGGCAAATCTGCTGCTTTTGCGGTCTGACCGAGGACAATGAGGTGGAATTTGGCAAGTTTTATCATCACCGTGGCATTGTCACCCACTACTATTGTTTG ctTTTATCCTCCAATATGGAACAGAAAGGAAATGACGACGAAGGAATTCTAGGATTTTTAGCAGATGATATACAGAAAGAAATACGAAGAGGAAAAAGACTT GTGTGCTCTTATTGCAAAAAGAATGGGGCAACTTTGGGATGCTGTAATGCAAAATGTAAACGtattttccattttccgtGTGGTTTAAAGGCTGGATCTTTACATCAGTTTTTTGGAGAATTCAG GTCCTACTGTATCAATCATAGACCAAAACAAAAGATTGATGACAGagttaaaaaagaaatcgaaaatatgaaaaacatATTATGTTACATTTGCTATGAAGATGTTGCGCCATTAGATAGCAATGGAACACTGTGGGCGCCATGTTGTAAGAAAAATGCCTGGTTTCATCGCAAATGTGTTCAa caACTTGCTATGAGTGCAGGATACTTCTTCAAGTGCCCACTGTGCAACAATAAAAGAGAATTTCAAACTGCCATGTTAGAGTATGGAATATATATTCCAAGACA GGATGCATCTTGGGAACTCGTGCCAAATGCGTTTCAAGAATTATTGTACAGACATGATCGTTGTGATGCTGCTGCATGCTTATGTCCTAAAGGCAGGACGTATACCAGTAGTAACGC TAAGTGGGAGTTGATTTTATGCCGAATGTGTGGATCACAAGGGACCCATATCTTTTGTGGTGGGCTGAAATGGGTGAGTCCGGTATGGGAATGCCAAGAGTGTATTAGTATAACAA aAAAATCCACTGAGAACATAGTAACGACTGATGATTCTACGACTAGGTCGAATGATATTCCTAATCA aagAGAAACTACGCTTAACGTTACAATAAGAGAATCCGATGAAGATAGTGACTCCGATATTTCTGTCGGAAATGAATCCATACCATTAGAAACTAATTTAACTAACATTCCAGCTATTTTACCTGAAGTAAAATTGCGCCCTGGACCGCGATCATTTAAAATGCAACAAGTTCAGAAGTTACAAAG cTCCGACGCTTACAAAGAAATCGTCAACCAATCTAACAATAGTCTCAATCATTCTAATACAACAGTTAATAATGCTGCTTCAAACAATGACGGTATTGCGACGCTTTCAGCTGTTCCCGCAAAAGTAAATAACGATGTTATTTGTATAGATAGCGACGACGAAGCTATTGAG ATTGTTTGTGAAAATGTGACGAAAAGGCATCGTCATCAAAGCGAATTGGTTCGTGCGAGTACTAGTAACTCATCAAATTTCTCGAACCGAATGAATTGCGTTTCGCCAAAGGTCACGAACGTATTACCCGAAGAAACAGATGACTCCCCGTTTAACATAATAATTAGCAACGTCACCTCGCTGGCACCCGAGTTCTTTGCCAGCGTGCCTGAACCAACGGAAGAGGAAGAAATGGAACAAGGGGATTGCGACTTGCCGATCCAAGTGCCTGATACTCCTTCAACGAACGGGTTGAAAAGAAGTCACCCGAGTGACGAGGAAATCGAGGTTTTGATCGTGAACGAGGCGTCCAAGCGCGCACGCCTCGAGAACAATACAACCATAGATCATAATGTCGTAAATAGCTTACCCGAGAAGGTAACAAGTGTTATACAAAATGACGAAAGCAGCAGCTCGAGGATCGGCGGGCAAAATTCGGTGGAACCTGAGCTGTTGTCCAATGTAAAGGATAGCCCGAGCAAAACTGAAACCCAAGCTCTTGCATCAACAGGATCTGCGGACGAGGCGTCTTCCTCTCACGATAAC TGTCACGGGGATGCAGGCACGGGACCTGCGATACTTAACACCGATGGCCAATCCCGGGCAGAAGAAGCCGCTACCGCCGCCGACATCCAAGACGAACTACCAGATTCTCCTCAATCAGCTGACACGAAATGCCCAGTCGACCGACCCGAGCTTGCGAT TGCGCGAAAGCT TCGTACCGTTCTCGAAAATGGTTCAAGTTCCCattgcagcagcggcggcggcagtggCGGAAGCTCCAAATCAAGATTCTCCTCTGGTGATAGATCTGGATTGATTCCGGATTTCGTGCGTCTTAGCGATCTTAAGTTCAGAGTTTGCGGGAGCGATGTAGAA TGGATTTATAAATGCTGA